The Pectinophora gossypiella chromosome 10, ilPecGoss1.1, whole genome shotgun sequence genome contains a region encoding:
- the LOC126370412 gene encoding CLIP domain-containing serine protease B9-like produces MFPLSLLFGFYFVQFSSAFFGTGGIFGHVLRYQKLCLCRCGVSGVTQFPDSFSNVRLLDGQSVSPHQFPWLASIKIDNRTIAGALISDKHVLTAASPLYGIPPNRVSVTLGLHDGCTRNPALSSSIETVILHSAYVSGYSYNDIALLRLRHVVPFSQFISPICMPDFRTLESDQVASTLSWKWAPNSVSCTPRVATLPILPVWTCLLNRNSDTITPNKGCLGPLGIKSIVCEDDVGAPVMSRQPYSSSFRLVGVVTTANCDHTSAPYYTKVAYHAAWIYEQIRDDCQCFSI; encoded by the exons ATGTTTCCTTTGAGTTTGCTATTCGGTTTTTACTTTGTGCAATTTTCG TCTGCCTTTTTCGGAACGGGAGGAATATTCGGCCATGTTTTAAGATACCAGAAGTTGTGTTTATGTC GATGCGGTGTGAGCGGTGTGACGCAGTTTCCTGACAGTTTTAGCAACGTTCGTCTGCTAGACGGTCAATCTGTGTCTCCCCACCAATTTCCCTGGTTGGCTTCAATAAAGATTGACAATAGAACCATCGCAGGCGCACTCATATCTGACAAACATGTTCTTACCGCTGCATCGCCATTGTATGG AATACCGCCAAACCGTGTATCGGTAACCCTTGGCTTGCACGATGGATGTACCAGGAATCCAGCACTCAGCAGTAGTATAGAGACAGTGATATTACATTCGGCCTATGTATCAGGCTACAGCTATAATGACATAGCTCTATTACGACTAAGGCATGTTGTGCCATTCAGCCAATTCATATCGCCTATATGCATGCCTGATTTCC GAACATTGGAATCAGACCAAGTGGCGAGTACACTATCTTGGAAATGGGCACCAAATTCTGTATCATGTACACCACGAGTCGCTACACTTCCTATTTTGCCTGTCTGGACATGTCTATTAAATAGAAATAGTGATACAATCACACCTAATAAAGGATGTCTCGGGCCTTTGGGGATAAAGAGCATTGTTTGTGAG GATGATGTAGGTGCCCCGGTTATGTCACGCCAACCTTATAGTTCATCATTCCGGCTGGTGGGAGTGGTAACAACGGCAAACTGTGACCACACTTCAGCACCATATTATACCAAAGTGGCGTACCATGCTGCTTGGATTTATGAGCAAATCCGGGATGACTGCCAGTGTTTCAGTATATAG